In the Klebsiella aerogenes KCTC 2190 genome, one interval contains:
- the bcp gene encoding thioredoxin-dependent thiol peroxidase has product MTPLKAGDIAPKFSLPDQDGEEVNLTDFQGQRVLVYFYPKAMTPGCTVQACGLRDNMDDLKKAGVEVLGISTDKPEKLSRFAEKELLNFTLLSDEDHQVCEQFGVWGEKSFMGKTYDGIHRISFLIDADGKIEHVFDNFKTSNHHDVVLNWLKENA; this is encoded by the coding sequence ATGACCCCACTGAAAGCCGGTGATATCGCACCGAAATTTAGCTTACCGGACCAGGACGGCGAGGAAGTAAATTTAACCGACTTCCAGGGACAGCGTGTTCTGGTTTATTTTTACCCGAAAGCCATGACCCCAGGCTGCACCGTACAAGCGTGCGGTTTACGCGATAATATGGACGACCTGAAAAAAGCGGGCGTCGAAGTACTGGGTATCAGCACTGATAAACCAGAAAAACTGTCTCGTTTTGCCGAAAAAGAGCTGCTGAACTTTACGCTGCTGTCTGATGAAGATCATCAGGTCTGCGAACAGTTCGGCGTCTGGGGCGAAAAATCATTTATGGGGAAAACCTACGACGGCATTCACCGTATTAGCTTCCTCATTGATGCTGACGGCAAGATTGAACATGTGTTTGATAACTTCAAAACCAGCAATCACCACGATGTCGTGCTGAACTGGCTGAAAGAAAACGCATAA
- a CDS encoding Rpn family recombination-promoting nuclease/putative transposase: MKKAISTPHDAVFKTYLSHSDTARDFLRLYLPEALKEICDLRTLHLESGNFIEEDLRPYYSDILYSLQTTAGDGYIYALIEHQSSPDRHMAFRLMRYAVAVMQRHLDAGHEKLPLVIPVLFYHGLVTPYPFSMRWLDEFAAPELATTLYHGEFPLADITVIPDDEIATHQRMATLELLQKHIRQRDLAQLLDKLSELLLTGLATQTQVHALMHYLVLAGNSREPIKFIRELARRTPQHKETLMTIAEYLEQQGLERGLLQGRQEGRKEEAQRIAAAMLRSGLAPALVAQLTGLAEQELASLSA; the protein is encoded by the coding sequence ATGAAAAAAGCTATTTCCACGCCGCATGACGCAGTATTTAAAACCTACCTTTCCCATTCGGATACCGCGCGTGATTTTCTCCGGTTGTATCTTCCTGAAGCGCTAAAGGAGATCTGCGATCTGCGCACGCTACATTTAGAATCAGGTAATTTTATCGAAGAAGATCTCAGACCTTACTATTCCGATATTCTCTACTCGCTGCAAACCACTGCGGGCGACGGCTATATTTACGCGCTAATCGAACATCAAAGTAGCCCCGACCGACATATGGCCTTTCGCCTGATGCGCTACGCCGTCGCCGTCATGCAGCGCCACCTTGATGCCGGACACGAAAAACTTCCGCTGGTGATCCCGGTGCTTTTCTATCACGGCCTGGTGACGCCCTATCCGTTTTCAATGCGCTGGCTGGATGAGTTTGCCGCGCCGGAGCTGGCGACCACGCTCTACCACGGCGAATTTCCACTGGCGGATATCACCGTCATACCGGATGATGAAATCGCCACTCATCAACGTATGGCAACGCTGGAATTACTGCAAAAACATATTCGACAACGCGATCTGGCGCAGTTACTCGACAAGCTGAGCGAATTATTATTGACTGGATTAGCCACGCAAACACAGGTGCATGCGCTAATGCACTACCTGGTGCTCGCGGGAAATAGCCGCGAACCGATAAAGTTTATTCGTGAGTTGGCGCGCCGGACGCCGCAACATAAGGAGACGCTGATGACTATTGCAGAATATCTCGAGCAGCAAGGGCTGGAGCGCGGTTTGCTTCAGGGCCGGCAAGAAGGCCGGAAAGAAGAAGCACAGCGTATCGCCGCCGCGATGTTACGTAGCGGTCTCGCCCCCGCGCTGGTGGCGCAGCTAACCGGGCTGGCAGAGCAGGAACTGGCGTCGCTTTCGGCTTAA
- the upp gene encoding uracil phosphoribosyltransferase produces MKIVEVKHPLVKHKLGLMREHDISTKRFRELASEVGSLLTYEATADLATERVTIEGWNGPVEVEQIKGKKITVVPILRAGLGMMEGVLEHVPSARISVVGIYRDEETLEPVPYFQKLVSNIDERMALVVDPMLATGGSMIATIDLLKKAGCSSIKVLVLVAAPEGIAALEKAHPDVELYTASVDQGLNEHGYIIPGLGDAGDKIFGTK; encoded by the coding sequence ATGAAGATCGTGGAAGTGAAACATCCACTCGTCAAACACAAGCTGGGCCTGATGCGTGAGCATGACATCAGTACTAAACGCTTCCGTGAACTCGCCTCAGAGGTTGGTAGCTTACTGACCTACGAAGCAACCGCCGATCTCGCTACCGAGCGTGTCACTATCGAAGGCTGGAACGGTCCGGTCGAAGTTGAGCAGATCAAAGGTAAGAAAATTACCGTAGTGCCTATCCTGCGTGCCGGTCTGGGGATGATGGAAGGCGTGCTGGAGCACGTGCCGAGCGCGCGTATCAGCGTGGTTGGTATCTACCGTGATGAAGAAACGCTGGAGCCGGTTCCTTACTTCCAGAAGCTGGTTTCTAACATTGACGAGCGTATGGCGCTGGTGGTTGACCCGATGCTGGCAACTGGCGGTTCGATGATCGCAACTATCGACCTGCTGAAAAAAGCGGGCTGCTCGAGCATTAAGGTGCTGGTGCTGGTGGCGGCGCCGGAAGGCATTGCCGCGCTGGAGAAAGCGCATCCTGACGTCGAGCTGTACACCGCGTCCGTCGACCAGGGCCTCAATGAGCACGGATACATTATTCCAGGCCTCGGCGATGCCGGCGATAAGATTTTCGGTACCAAATAA
- the bepA gene encoding beta-barrel assembly-enhancing protease produces MFRQLKKTLVAAAVASLTLGTILPAAADSADTLPDMGTSAGSTLSIGQEMQMGDYYVRQLRGSAPLINDPLLVQYINGLGMRLVAHANSVRTPFHFYLINNDQINAFAFFGGNVVLHSALFRYADNESQLASVMAHEISHVTQRHLARAMEDQKRSAPLTWVGALGSILLAMASPQAGMAALTGTLAGTQQGMISFTRQNEEEADRIGIQVLQRSGFDPQAMPAFMGKLLDESRYSSRPPEMLLTHPLPESRLADARNRANQMRPVVVQSSADFYLAKARTLGMYNSGENKLGSDLLDAWSKGNIREQHAAQYGRALLAMESNNYDQARKALQPLLGADPQNPWYLDLATDIDLGQKKTTDAINRLKNAKEIRTDPVLQLNLANAYLQGGQPAEAATILNRYTFNNKDDGNGWDLLAQAEGALGHRDQELAARAEGMALAGRLDQAISLLSSASSQVKLGSLQQARYDARIDQLRQLQERFRPYQKM; encoded by the coding sequence ATGTTCAGGCAGTTAAAGAAAACGCTGGTGGCCGCCGCCGTCGCGTCGTTGACGCTGGGGACGATATTACCTGCCGCCGCTGACTCGGCGGATACGCTGCCGGATATGGGCACCTCGGCAGGAAGCACCCTTTCCATCGGTCAGGAAATGCAGATGGGGGATTACTACGTACGCCAGCTACGCGGCAGCGCGCCGCTGATAAACGACCCGCTGCTGGTGCAATACATTAACGGGCTGGGCATGCGCCTGGTCGCTCACGCTAATTCCGTACGTACGCCGTTCCACTTTTATCTGATTAATAACGATCAGATTAACGCCTTCGCCTTCTTCGGCGGCAACGTGGTGCTGCACTCGGCGCTGTTCCGCTATGCGGATAACGAAAGCCAGCTTGCCTCGGTAATGGCGCACGAAATCTCCCACGTCACCCAGCGCCATCTGGCGCGCGCGATGGAAGACCAAAAACGTAGCGCGCCGCTAACCTGGGTTGGCGCGCTGGGCTCCATTCTGCTGGCGATGGCCAGCCCGCAGGCGGGGATGGCGGCATTAACCGGCACCCTGGCCGGCACCCAGCAGGGGATGATTAGCTTCACTCGTCAGAACGAAGAAGAAGCCGACCGCATCGGTATTCAGGTACTGCAGCGCTCCGGTTTCGATCCGCAGGCGATGCCGGCGTTTATGGGTAAATTACTCGACGAATCCCGCTATTCCAGCCGCCCGCCGGAAATGCTGCTCACTCACCCACTGCCGGAAAGCCGTCTGGCCGACGCCCGTAACCGCGCCAATCAGATGCGCCCGGTGGTAGTTCAGTCGTCGGCGGATTTCTATCTCGCCAAGGCCCGTACCCTCGGTATGTATAACTCCGGGGAAAATAAGCTCGGCAGCGATCTGCTTGACGCCTGGTCAAAAGGGAACATCCGCGAACAGCACGCCGCGCAGTATGGCCGCGCGCTACTGGCCATGGAGAGCAATAACTACGATCAGGCGCGCAAAGCGCTCCAGCCGCTGCTCGGCGCCGACCCACAAAATCCCTGGTATCTGGATCTCGCCACCGATATCGATCTTGGGCAGAAAAAGACCACTGACGCAATTAACCGCCTGAAAAACGCCAAAGAGATCCGCACCGATCCGGTCCTGCAGCTGAACCTGGCCAACGCCTATCTGCAGGGCGGGCAGCCGGCGGAAGCCGCGACCATTCTCAACCGCTACACCTTTAACAATAAAGATGACGGCAACGGTTGGGACCTGTTGGCTCAGGCGGAAGGCGCCCTGGGTCATCGCGACCAGGAGCTGGCGGCGCGGGCCGAAGGCATGGCGCTGGCCGGCAGGCTTGACCAGGCCATCTCGCTGCTGAGCAGCGCCAGTTCACAAGTAAAATTGGGCAGTTTGCAGCAGGCGCGCTACGACGCTCGCATCGACCAGCTGCGCCAGCTGCAGGAAAGATTCCGCCCCTATCAGAAAATGTAA
- a CDS encoding 6-phospho-beta-glucosidase, which translates to MSGFKEGFLWGGAVAAHQLEGGWQEGGKGISVADVMTAGAHGVPRTITDGVLPGHNYPNHEAIDFYHRYKEDVALFAELGFKCFRTSIAWTRIFPRGDELEPNEAGLQFYDDLFDECLKYGIEPVITLSHFEMPYHLVTEYGGWRNRKLIDFFVRFAKVVFTRYQHKVKYWMTFNEINNQANFHEDFAPFTNSGLKYQPGEDREPVMFQAAHYELVASALAVKAAREINSDLQIGCMIAMCPIYPLTCAPDDIMMAMNAMHRRYWFTDVHVRGRYPQHLLNYFARRGFTLDITDADRLALKEGCVDYIGFSYYMSFATKATDDNPHLDYDESTSLVSNPYVKKSDWGWQIDPVGLRYSLNWFWDHYQLPLFIVENGFGAIDVREADGSVDDQYRIEYLSAHIAEMKKAVVEDGVDLMGYTPWGCIDLVSAGTGEMKKRYGFIFVDKDNDGRGTLARSRKKSFAWYQQVIASNGENL; encoded by the coding sequence ATGTCCGGATTCAAAGAAGGTTTTCTGTGGGGCGGCGCGGTAGCGGCGCATCAGCTTGAGGGCGGCTGGCAAGAAGGAGGGAAGGGGATTAGCGTCGCTGACGTGATGACCGCAGGCGCCCATGGGGTGCCGCGAACGATCACCGACGGCGTACTGCCTGGTCATAACTATCCCAACCATGAGGCAATTGATTTTTATCATCGTTATAAAGAAGACGTAGCGCTGTTTGCCGAACTGGGATTTAAGTGTTTCCGTACTTCAATTGCCTGGACGCGCATTTTTCCGCGGGGCGATGAGCTGGAGCCCAATGAGGCGGGCCTGCAATTCTATGACGATCTGTTCGACGAGTGCCTGAAATATGGCATCGAACCGGTGATCACGCTCTCCCATTTTGAAATGCCTTACCACCTGGTGACTGAATACGGCGGCTGGCGCAACCGTAAACTCATTGATTTCTTTGTCCGCTTCGCGAAGGTGGTGTTTACCCGCTATCAGCACAAAGTGAAGTACTGGATGACCTTTAACGAGATCAACAACCAGGCCAACTTCCATGAAGATTTCGCCCCCTTTACCAACTCCGGCCTGAAGTATCAGCCCGGAGAAGACCGTGAGCCGGTGATGTTTCAGGCCGCCCATTATGAACTGGTGGCCAGCGCGCTGGCGGTAAAGGCGGCACGTGAGATTAATTCGGACCTGCAGATTGGCTGTATGATCGCGATGTGTCCAATCTATCCGCTCACCTGCGCGCCGGACGACATCATGATGGCGATGAACGCTATGCATCGTCGTTACTGGTTTACCGATGTGCACGTGCGTGGCCGCTATCCGCAGCATCTGCTCAACTACTTCGCGCGCCGCGGTTTTACGCTGGATATCACCGACGCCGATCGCCTGGCGTTAAAAGAGGGTTGCGTCGACTATATTGGTTTTAGCTACTACATGTCCTTCGCCACCAAAGCGACTGACGATAATCCACACCTGGATTACGACGAAAGTACCAGCCTGGTCTCCAACCCGTACGTCAAGAAATCGGATTGGGGCTGGCAGATTGACCCGGTTGGTCTGCGCTACTCGCTCAACTGGTTCTGGGATCACTATCAGTTGCCGCTGTTTATCGTTGAGAATGGCTTTGGCGCCATTGACGTGCGTGAAGCTGACGGCAGCGTGGATGACCAGTATCGTATCGAGTATCTCAGTGCCCATATTGCCGAAATGAAAAAAGCGGTAGTGGAGGATGGCGTAGATCTGATGGGGTATACCCCGTGGGGCTGTATCGATCTGGTCTCCGCCGGTACCGGCGAGATGAAAAAACGCTATGGATTTATCTTTGTCGATAAAGATAACGACGGTCGCGGCACGTTGGCCCGCAGCCGTAAAAAATCCTTTGCCTGGTATCAGCAGGTTATTGCCAGTAACGGCGAAAATCTGTAA
- the dapA gene encoding 4-hydroxy-tetrahydrodipicolinate synthase: MFTGSIVALVTPMDDNGNVCRSSLKKLIDYHVANGTSAIVSVGTTGESATLSHEEHGDVVMMTLELADGRIPVIAGTGANATAEAISLTKRFNDSGVVGCLTVTPYYNRPTQEGLFQHFKAIAEHTDLPQILYNVPSRTGCDMLPETVGRLAEIKNIVGIKEATGNLSRVHQIKELVSDDFILLSGDDATGMDFIQLGGVGVISVTANVAAREMADMCRLAMAGQFAEARAINQRLMPLHTKLFVEPNPIPVKWACKALGLVATDTLRLPMTPITEAGTKAVTAALKHAGLL, translated from the coding sequence ATGTTCACGGGAAGTATTGTAGCGCTTGTCACGCCGATGGATGATAACGGTAATGTCTGCCGGTCAAGCCTGAAAAAACTGATTGATTACCATGTCGCCAACGGAACCTCGGCGATTGTTTCGGTAGGGACTACCGGCGAATCCGCAACGTTGAGCCATGAAGAGCATGGCGACGTCGTGATGATGACCCTTGAGCTGGCCGATGGCCGCATCCCGGTCATTGCAGGTACCGGTGCAAATGCAACCGCAGAGGCGATTAGCCTGACCAAACGTTTCAACGATAGCGGCGTTGTCGGCTGCCTGACGGTCACTCCTTATTATAACCGTCCGACCCAGGAAGGCCTGTTCCAACACTTTAAAGCTATCGCTGAACATACTGACCTGCCGCAAATTCTGTATAATGTGCCGTCCCGTACCGGTTGCGATATGCTGCCGGAAACCGTTGGCCGCCTGGCGGAAATTAAAAATATTGTCGGTATTAAGGAAGCAACAGGGAACTTAAGTCGCGTTCACCAGATCAAAGAGCTGGTTTCAGATGACTTTATTCTGCTGAGCGGCGATGACGCAACCGGCATGGACTTTATCCAGCTCGGCGGCGTCGGCGTCATTTCCGTCACGGCGAACGTCGCCGCCCGTGAAATGGCCGACATGTGCCGACTGGCGATGGCGGGGCAATTCGCGGAAGCTCGCGCGATTAACCAGCGTCTGATGCCGCTGCATACAAAATTATTTGTCGAACCCAACCCGATCCCAGTCAAATGGGCTTGTAAGGCGTTGGGACTTGTAGCGACCGA
- a CDS encoding DnaA inactivator Hda, whose protein sequence is MNAPAQLSLPLYLPDDETFASFWPGDNPSLLAALQNVLRQEHSGYIYIWSREGAGRSHLLHAACAELSQRGDAVGYVPLDKRTWFVPEVLDGMEQLALVCIDNIECVAGDEPWEMAIFNLYNRILESGKTRLLITGDCPPRQLHLGLPDLASRLDWGQIYKLQPLSDEDKLQALQLRARLRGFEMPEDVCRFLLKRLDREMRSLFMTLDQLDHASITAQRKLTIPFVKEILKL, encoded by the coding sequence CTGAACGCTCCGGCACAGCTCTCTTTGCCACTGTATCTTCCTGACGACGAAACGTTCGCGAGTTTCTGGCCGGGTGATAATCCTTCCCTACTTGCCGCTCTGCAGAACGTGTTGCGGCAGGAACACAGCGGATACATCTATATCTGGTCTCGTGAAGGCGCGGGGCGTAGCCACCTTTTGCATGCCGCCTGCGCTGAGCTATCCCAGCGTGGCGATGCCGTCGGCTACGTGCCGTTGGATAAGCGCACGTGGTTCGTGCCGGAAGTGCTGGACGGCATGGAGCAACTGGCGCTGGTGTGCATCGATAACATCGAGTGCGTGGCAGGGGACGAGCCCTGGGAGATGGCTATCTTTAATCTCTATAACCGTATTCTCGAATCAGGTAAAACCCGCCTGCTGATCACCGGCGATTGCCCGCCGCGGCAGCTGCATCTCGGCTTGCCGGATCTCGCCTCGCGCCTTGACTGGGGGCAAATCTATAAGCTGCAGCCGCTGTCGGATGAAGATAAGCTGCAGGCGCTGCAGTTGCGCGCCAGACTGCGCGGTTTCGAGATGCCGGAAGATGTCTGTCGATTCCTGCTCAAGCGGCTGGATAGAGAAATGCGCTCGCTGTTTATGACGCTCGATCAGCTCGATCACGCATCGATTACCGCCCAACGAAAACTGACGATCCCATTTGTTAAAGAGATCCTGAAGCTTTAA
- the arsC gene encoding arsenate reductase (glutaredoxin) (This arsenate reductase requires both glutathione and glutaredoxin to convert arsenate to arsenite, after which the efflux transporter formed by ArsA and ArsB can extrude the arsenite from the cell, providing resistance.), whose translation MSDAVKIYHNPRCSKSRDTLSLLKANGIDPEVVLYLETPPDAATLRQLLKMLNMSSARELMRQKEDLYKSLNLADPQLSEEALIQAMVENPKLIERPIVVSHGQARIGRPPEQVLEIVS comes from the coding sequence ATGTCTGACGCGGTAAAAATTTACCACAACCCTCGCTGCTCGAAGAGCCGTGACACGCTCAGCCTGCTGAAAGCTAACGGCATCGACCCTGAAGTGGTGCTGTATCTGGAGACGCCGCCGGATGCCGCGACGCTGCGCCAGCTGTTGAAAATGCTGAATATGAGCAGCGCCCGTGAACTGATGCGCCAGAAAGAAGATCTGTATAAGTCGCTCAATCTCGCCGACCCACAGCTCAGCGAAGAGGCGTTGATTCAGGCCATGGTCGAGAACCCGAAGCTCATCGAACGGCCCATCGTGGTCAGCCACGGCCAGGCGCGTATCGGCCGCCCGCCGGAACAGGTACTGGAAATCGTCAGCTAA
- a CDS encoding AI-2E family transporter codes for MLEMLMQWYRRRFSDPEAIALLVILLAGFGIMFFFSGLLAPLLVAIVLAYLLEWPTVRLERIGLSRTWATSLVLVLFVGILLLMAFVVMPVAWQQGIYLIRDMPGMLNKLSDFAATLPRRYPALMDAGIIDAMAENMRSRMLTVGDSVVKYSLASLVGLLTLAVYLVLVPLMVFFLLKDKQQMLNAVRRVLPRNRGLAGQVWKEMNQQITNYIRGKVLEMIVVGVATWIGFILFGLNYSLLLAVLVGFSVLIPYIGAFVVTIPVVGVALFQFGAGTEFWSLFAVYLIIQGLDGNLLVPVLFSEAVNLHPLVIILSVVIFGGLWGFWGVFFAIPLATLIKAVVHAWPDGMVIEDE; via the coding sequence ATGCTTGAGATGTTAATGCAGTGGTATCGTCGTCGTTTCAGCGACCCGGAAGCGATAGCGCTGCTGGTTATTCTGCTGGCCGGCTTCGGCATTATGTTCTTTTTCAGCGGGCTGCTGGCGCCGCTGCTGGTCGCCATCGTATTGGCCTATCTGCTGGAGTGGCCCACCGTTCGTCTGGAGCGTATCGGCTTGTCGCGAACCTGGGCCACCTCGCTGGTGCTGGTGCTATTTGTCGGTATCTTGCTGTTAATGGCCTTTGTGGTGATGCCGGTGGCCTGGCAACAGGGCATTTATCTCATCCGCGATATGCCTGGTATGCTCAATAAGCTTTCCGATTTCGCCGCCACGCTGCCGCGGCGCTATCCGGCATTGATGGATGCCGGCATCATTGATGCAATGGCCGAAAATATGCGCAGCCGCATGCTGACCGTTGGCGATTCGGTAGTGAAGTATTCGCTCGCCTCGCTGGTCGGCCTGCTGACGCTGGCGGTGTATCTGGTCCTGGTTCCGCTGATGGTTTTCTTCCTGCTGAAAGATAAACAGCAGATGCTCAATGCCGTACGCCGCGTATTACCGCGTAATCGCGGCCTGGCGGGGCAGGTGTGGAAAGAGATGAACCAGCAGATTACCAACTATATCCGCGGCAAGGTGCTGGAGATGATTGTCGTCGGCGTCGCCACCTGGATAGGCTTCATTCTCTTCGGTCTCAACTACTCGCTGCTGCTGGCGGTGCTGGTGGGATTCTCGGTGCTGATTCCGTATATCGGCGCTTTTGTGGTCACCATTCCTGTGGTCGGCGTGGCGTTGTTCCAGTTCGGCGCGGGTACTGAGTTCTGGAGCCTGTTTGCCGTATACCTGATAATTCAGGGGCTGGATGGCAACCTGCTGGTGCCGGTTCTCTTCTCGGAGGCGGTGAATTTACATCCGTTGGTGATTATTCTGTCGGTAGTGATTTTCGGCGGGCTGTGGGGTTTCTGGGGGGTATTCTTCGCGATTCCGCTGGCGACGTTAATCAAGGCGGTGGTTCACGCCTGGCCTGATGGAATGGTTATTGAAGACGAGTGA
- a CDS encoding glycine cleavage system transcriptional repressor translates to MTASLQHYLVITALGADRPGIVNTITRHVSSCGCNIEDSRLAMLGDEFTFIMLLSGSWNAINLIESTLPLKGAELDLLIVMKRTSARPPQAMPNTVWIQVEVPDSPHIIERFTALCDTWNMNIAELVSRTQPGEDKDAAQLFIQITAHSPASQNTTNIEQAFKALCTELSAQGSINIVNYSQHDEQDGV, encoded by the coding sequence TTGACAGCCTCATTACAACACTATCTGGTGATTACCGCTCTGGGCGCAGACCGCCCCGGCATCGTAAACACAATCACTCGCCACGTCAGCAGCTGCGGCTGCAATATTGAAGACAGCCGCTTGGCCATGCTCGGCGACGAGTTCACGTTTATAATGCTGCTTTCCGGCTCGTGGAACGCGATTAACCTGATCGAATCAACGCTGCCGTTAAAAGGAGCCGAGCTGGATTTGCTGATCGTAATGAAGCGCACCTCCGCCCGCCCACCGCAGGCGATGCCGAATACGGTTTGGATCCAGGTAGAGGTGCCGGACTCGCCGCATATCATTGAGCGCTTTACCGCGCTGTGCGACACGTGGAATATGAATATCGCCGAACTGGTCTCCCGTACGCAACCGGGAGAAGATAAAGACGCCGCTCAGCTATTTATTCAAATCACCGCACACAGTCCTGCCTCGCAAAACACGACAAATATCGAGCAAGCGTTCAAAGCACTATGTACAGAACTGAGCGCACAAGGCAGTATTAACATCGTTAATTATTCACAGCATGATGAACAGGATGGAGTTTAA
- the uraA gene encoding uracil permease, which produces MTRRAIGVSERPPLLQTIPLSLQHLFAMFGATVLVPILFHINPATVLLFNGIGTLLYLLICKGKIPAYLGSSFAFISPVLLLLPLGYEVALGGFIMCGVLFCIVSFIVKKAGTGWLDVMFPPAAMGAIVAVIGLELAGVAANMAGLLPADGQSPDSKTIIISMVTLAVTVFGSVLFRGFLAIIPILIGVLVGYALSFVMGVVDTTPIAEAHWFALPTFYTPRFEWFAIFTILPAALVVIAEHVGHLVVTANIVKRDLIRDPGLHRSMFANGLSTIVSGFFGSTPNTTYGENIGVMAITRVYSTWVIGGAAIIAILLSCVGKLAAAIQIIPVPVMGGVSLLLYGVIGASGIRVLIESKVDYSKAQNLILTSVILIIGVSGAKVHIGAAELKGMALATIVGICLSLIFKLISVLRPEEVVLDAADSEEAK; this is translated from the coding sequence ATGACGCGCCGTGCAATCGGGGTGAGTGAAAGACCGCCGCTTTTACAGACAATCCCGCTTAGTTTGCAACATCTGTTCGCCATGTTTGGCGCAACGGTTCTGGTGCCTATCCTGTTCCACATTAACCCGGCTACCGTACTGCTGTTTAACGGCATCGGTACGCTGTTGTACCTCCTTATCTGTAAAGGCAAAATTCCGGCCTATCTGGGGTCGAGCTTCGCCTTTATCTCCCCGGTGCTGCTGCTGTTGCCGCTGGGTTATGAAGTAGCGCTCGGCGGTTTCATTATGTGCGGCGTCCTGTTCTGCATCGTCTCCTTTATTGTCAAAAAAGCCGGTACCGGCTGGCTGGATGTGATGTTCCCGCCGGCGGCGATGGGCGCCATCGTGGCGGTTATCGGTCTGGAACTGGCGGGTGTGGCGGCGAACATGGCCGGGCTGCTGCCGGCTGACGGCCAATCGCCCGACAGCAAAACCATTATTATTTCGATGGTGACGCTGGCGGTGACGGTTTTTGGTTCCGTACTGTTCCGCGGCTTCCTGGCGATTATCCCGATTCTTATCGGCGTGCTGGTAGGCTATGCGCTCTCCTTCGTGATGGGTGTGGTCGATACGACGCCTATCGCCGAAGCGCACTGGTTTGCACTGCCGACCTTCTACACCCCGCGCTTTGAGTGGTTTGCCATTTTCACTATTTTGCCTGCCGCGCTGGTGGTGATCGCCGAGCACGTGGGGCACCTGGTGGTGACTGCCAATATCGTTAAACGCGATCTGATCCGCGATCCGGGTCTGCACCGCTCGATGTTCGCCAACGGGCTGTCGACGATTGTCTCCGGTTTCTTTGGCTCAACGCCAAACACCACCTATGGTGAAAATATCGGCGTGATGGCGATTACCCGCGTATACAGTACCTGGGTTATTGGCGGCGCGGCGATTATTGCGATTCTGCTCTCCTGCGTCGGCAAGCTGGCGGCGGCGATTCAGATTATCCCGGTACCGGTGATGGGCGGCGTTTCTCTGCTGCTGTACGGGGTGATCGGCGCATCCGGTATCCGCGTGCTGATCGAATCAAAAGTCGATTACAGCAAAGCGCAGAACCTGATTCTGACCTCAGTTATTCTGATTATCGGCGTGAGCGGCGCGAAGGTGCATATTGGCGCGGCGGAGCTGAAAGGCATGGCGCTGGCGACGATCGTCGGTATCTGTCTGAGCCTGATCTTTAAACTGATCAGCGTTCTGCGTCCGGAAGAAGTGGTGCTGGACGCCGCGGATAGCGAAGAAGCGAAATAA